A region of the Pricia mediterranea genome:
GAGATATCAACTATTACCTGGACCAACGCAAAGCCGCCGATTTTAGAACTATTGAAAAAAAGCAGGAGGAAGTCCGATCGAAACAGGAAAAAAAGAAGGGTCCCACTGATTATGAAACCCAGAAAAAAATAAAATCCCTTAAGAACAAGGTCAGTTCGGTCGAAAGCAAAGTGTCCCGATTGGAAAAGGAAATTGCCGAAATCGACCATGAACTGCTCATGGACTATGATGCCACCATTGCCAAGCCCGGTTTTTTCGACACCTACCAAAAAAAGAAAAAGGACTTGGAAAACCTGATGCACCGCTGGGAAGAGCTTACCGAAAAGCTTGAGGGGATAGAATCTTGACCTACGCTTTATCTTATTTTACCTCACATTATCCAGCTTTTACAACAAAGAGGGGGAGTTAATCGATAAATTTTGGTGTTCATCCAGCATTCACCGTATTTTTGTAAGGCAATTCTTGTGAACACACTTTAAATCGTAGTGTTCAATGTAAATTTCTGTTTTATGAAAAAACTGTCTGTCTGTCTTATCCTTTTTATGGTAGCTACGCAAAGCCTTTTTGCCGATATTCCAATTAAGGAAAAGGAAGCGCTGATCGATTTTTACCATAGCACCCAAGGCGAGAATTGGACGAATACATGGGATACAACCTCTGAGGCGACCGAATGGTACGGCATAAAGGTGGAAAACGGACATGTGGTCGAAATCAATCTTTTCAGGAACAATCTTGTAGGAACATTACCTGCAAGCATATCGCAGCTAAAGCGACTCGAGTCGTTGAACCTGGCTTTCAACCTCCTGACTGGGGAGCTGCCGGAAACCATTGCCGACCTATCGCGACTGGAGATTTTAAAGCTCGAAATGAACCGTATAAAAGGGGAGCTTCCGTCGAATATTGGCGACCTTGAAAACTTGCTGGAACTGACCGCATTTAACAACTTTTTTACCGGTACTATTCCCGAAAGCATCGGGAAACTGGAAAAGCTGAAAATTCTCAACCTCAGCAGTAACAGTTTAAAGGGTACGCTACCCAATTCTTTAGGAAGTCTTACAGAATTGGAGGTACTGGGACTTTTCGAAAATTCGATCGAAGGTAGTATTCCCACTGAAATCGGTAATTTAGGCAAGCTTGAAGAGCTTGTTTTGGCCAACAACCGAATCGGGGGCGAAGTTCCTTTTGAAATCGCCCAATTGTCGAACCTTCGCATCTTTCAAATTCAGAACAATAAATTCGATTCGTTCAACAATCTGCGCTATGTGGACGAAACACAGTTTTTGGTCTTCGATTTCGACGGGAACGATAAGAAATCAGGTTATAAGGATATCAACTTCAGCAAAACACGAATGGCGGATACCAAGTTTGAGGAAAACCCTTCCGACGTCGACGATTGAGAACTAACTCTATTTCCGATATATAATTGTTATAAGGGACGGCATTTGCCGTCCCTTTTTTTCTTACATTAAACCTCAAAGAACTAAAGGATGTCAAAAATCAAGATTGGTATTGTCGGAACCGGTTCCATTGTGAAAACGTATCAAAAATGCATCGATGAACTGGCCGATAGTCAATTGGTAGCTCTTTATACCAAATCGGAGGACAGGAAAGCAGTAGCGGAAAAGCAGTTCGGAGTGCCTGTTTTCAGTACGATGGACGATTTTTTAGAGAATGATATCGATCTGGTGTGCGTTTGTAATGAAAGTGGAAGGCACGGGGAGGCCATCATGGCCGCTGCAAGGGCAGGCAAACATGTTTTGAGCGAAAAACCTTTAGAGACTACTCCCGAAAAAATCGATAAAATCATTGAAGTCTGTGCCGATCACAGCGTGAAGCTGGGCTGTACCTTGCAGAACCGCTGCGGCACCCCCTATCAGCGCGTCCTTTCCGCGGTACGCTCCGGAAAACTGGGCAAACCGATTATGGGCAACGCCCACATAAATTGGTATAGGAACGAAAGCTACTATGCGGATAGCGATTGGAAAGGCACGAGGGAATACGACGGCGGGGCTGCATTCATTAACCAGGGCATTCACACCATTGATCTGCTATTGCACCTCATGGGGCCGGTAACTTCTGTTTTCGGCAAGGTGGATACGCTCGTACACGATATCGAAGGCGAGGATGTAGGAGCGGCCATACTGAACTTTCGGAATGGGGCCATCGGAAATATTACCGCTGGAACGGCCCTGTACCCCGGTTATCCCGAGAGAATTGATATTTATGGGGAAAAGGGAAGCATCTTGATGGAGGGCGGAAATGTTAAAGCATGGAATGTAAAGGATGCCTCGTCAGCTCCTCAAATTTCCGATGAAATCCACGGAAGCGGTGCTGCGGATCCCGAGGCCATTGGCCATCAAAACCACAAAATGGTCATCGCCGACATGATAGCGGCGATACGAAATGATCGCTCCCCGATGGTTGATGGCGCCGAAGCCCGGAAAGCGGTCGCTGTCATCAATGCAATTTATGAGGCTTCTCAAAAGGGACATCTGGTAGACCTGTCCGAGTAAGGAGGAAAGACCGCTTCGCTGAAGGAGTAAGGACTGCTTCCTTGAAGGAAAAGACCGCTATACTGAAGCAGGTCTTTATACCAGTCTTTATTCCGTACTCTTTTTTTCATTTCGTCGTTTTGTCCTTCCTCTTTTCGTCCTTTTGTCGTTTCGTCCTTGCGCTTTCCGTCTTTCATCCATTACCTTTACTCCTTATTCCAAGAAAAATGTTCGAACACTTTTTTCAGTGCCCTTATTGCTGGGAGGAGATTTCCATGTTGATGGATCCTTCCGTCCCAAAACAAACCTATGTAGAAGATTGTGAAGTCTGTTGCAATCCCATTGAGGTGACCGCGGAATTTCAGAACAACGAGTTGGTGGGCTTTGTAGCAAGAAATATGGAGCGCTGAGATGCAATTTAAAATTAAATCCCTGTCCCTTTTTTCCATGG
Encoded here:
- a CDS encoding leucine-rich repeat domain-containing protein translates to MKKLSVCLILFMVATQSLFADIPIKEKEALIDFYHSTQGENWTNTWDTTSEATEWYGIKVENGHVVEINLFRNNLVGTLPASISQLKRLESLNLAFNLLTGELPETIADLSRLEILKLEMNRIKGELPSNIGDLENLLELTAFNNFFTGTIPESIGKLEKLKILNLSSNSLKGTLPNSLGSLTELEVLGLFENSIEGSIPTEIGNLGKLEELVLANNRIGGEVPFEIAQLSNLRIFQIQNNKFDSFNNLRYVDETQFLVFDFDGNDKKSGYKDINFSKTRMADTKFEENPSDVDD
- a CDS encoding CPXCG motif-containing cysteine-rich protein, whose translation is MFEHFFQCPYCWEEISMLMDPSVPKQTYVEDCEVCCNPIEVTAEFQNNELVGFVARNMER
- a CDS encoding Gfo/Idh/MocA family protein — protein: MSKIKIGIVGTGSIVKTYQKCIDELADSQLVALYTKSEDRKAVAEKQFGVPVFSTMDDFLENDIDLVCVCNESGRHGEAIMAAARAGKHVLSEKPLETTPEKIDKIIEVCADHSVKLGCTLQNRCGTPYQRVLSAVRSGKLGKPIMGNAHINWYRNESYYADSDWKGTREYDGGAAFINQGIHTIDLLLHLMGPVTSVFGKVDTLVHDIEGEDVGAAILNFRNGAIGNITAGTALYPGYPERIDIYGEKGSILMEGGNVKAWNVKDASSAPQISDEIHGSGAADPEAIGHQNHKMVIADMIAAIRNDRSPMVDGAEARKAVAVINAIYEASQKGHLVDLSE